A single genomic interval of Desulfovibrio intestinalis harbors:
- a CDS encoding FadR/GntR family transcriptional regulator: protein MNTPANTERRLEQALLRGKWTLFERLPAERPLAEELGVSRATLRTALHTLVGRGILETRRGSGTFVRALPCRADSTGLADSLRAFRIVMPPLLSAMAGTLPPSVMLALERHLPSAGMALHAGDMRLFAQNHLRFFSTLLQATGNARLAQAGAATLPDAHALARLLQESSHVRLEEFFKHLARTLHGLRHADAQATTAAATAYASCLLQCMGEEA, encoded by the coding sequence ATGAACACGCCGGCAAATACGGAACGCAGATTGGAACAGGCCCTGCTGCGGGGGAAATGGACGCTGTTTGAGCGGCTGCCCGCAGAGCGCCCTCTGGCTGAAGAGCTGGGCGTAAGCAGAGCCACCTTGCGCACGGCCCTGCATACCCTTGTGGGGCGGGGCATTCTGGAGACGCGCCGCGGCAGCGGAACCTTTGTGCGGGCATTGCCCTGCCGCGCCGACAGCACGGGCCTGGCCGACAGCCTGCGTGCCTTTCGTATTGTCATGCCGCCCCTGCTTTCCGCCATGGCCGGGACTCTTCCGCCATCAGTCATGCTGGCGCTGGAGCGCCATCTTCCTTCGGCAGGCATGGCCCTGCATGCTGGAGACATGCGGCTTTTCGCCCAAAATCATCTCCGTTTTTTCTCAACTCTTTTGCAGGCCACAGGCAACGCCCGTCTGGCGCAGGCCGGGGCCGCAACCCTGCCCGACGCCCATGCTCTGGCCCGTCTGCTGCAGGAAAGCAGCCATGTCCGGCTGGAAGAATTTTTCAAACATCTGGCTCGCACGCTGCACGGTTTGCGCCATGCGGATGCGCAGGCCACCACTGCTGCGGCGACCGCATATGCCTCTTGTCTTCTGCAATGCATGGGAGAAGAAGCGTGA
- a CDS encoding apoptosis regulator Bcl-2 — MTCKSRRNFLRGVWRAQPLPMAAESRAVTSGDELPGLLPPEFSPAMLRLEGQRLGLPVDTMDKEALVRAVAQAMRAPGRPSV, encoded by the coding sequence GTGACCTGCAAAAGCAGGCGAAATTTTCTGCGGGGGGTGTGGCGCGCGCAACCCCTGCCTATGGCTGCCGAGAGTAGGGCGGTTACTTCCGGGGACGAGCTTCCCGGTCTTCTACCGCCGGAATTCTCGCCGGCCATGCTGCGGCTGGAAGGGCAGCGCCTGGGACTGCCCGTGGATACAATGGACAAGGAAGCTCTAGTCCGGGCCGTTGCGCAGGCCATGCGCGCCCCCGGCCGTCCGTCTGTGTGA
- a CDS encoding twin-arginine translocation signal domain-containing protein, giving the protein MNRREFIKGAALGVGVGAIGAMGAYSYSPMRRAFLQDVKRGSTDIGVCKAVRITNISETSWFDNGTLMQDVTGAGGLLVDQYSFNWAPFGNGKGLGKGGYAEGIKHIKHLLPRRLDEAWDIAREKSVHADNAGGFSCLVEIEDMDGKVNKYLFDSGWNYKWMDSCYQREGIDTMLANNEIKAFIQTHEHMDHYWGFPAVTKYNPNIHVYTPNTFYPEGKQYLKDCGHVGKWTEVPKGLHKLESGVALYTFDCPIIFRVFGELSMYCNVKDVGLVSITGCCHQGIILFADTAYKELAYENDQFYGLYGGLHISPFDDWDPKYDDLVIGLKKWDLQRVGCNHCTGLITAQKFVDAGYPVVKGTARFRSKTTNYLGNGDVIKFPS; this is encoded by the coding sequence ATGAATAGACGTGAATTCATCAAGGGTGCTGCTCTGGGCGTGGGCGTGGGGGCCATCGGCGCCATGGGAGCGTACTCGTATTCCCCCATGCGCAGAGCCTTTCTTCAAGACGTCAAGCGCGGCTCGACGGATATAGGCGTTTGCAAGGCCGTGCGCATTACCAACATTTCGGAAACGAGCTGGTTTGACAACGGTACTCTCATGCAGGATGTCACCGGTGCAGGCGGCCTGCTGGTGGACCAATACTCTTTTAACTGGGCGCCCTTCGGCAACGGCAAGGGACTGGGCAAGGGCGGATATGCTGAAGGCATCAAACATATCAAGCATCTGCTGCCCCGCAGGCTGGACGAGGCATGGGACATCGCGCGTGAAAAGAGCGTGCATGCCGATAATGCCGGGGGATTTTCCTGCCTGGTAGAAATTGAAGATATGGACGGTAAGGTCAACAAGTACCTTTTCGACTCTGGCTGGAATTATAAATGGATGGATTCCTGCTACCAGCGGGAAGGCATTGATACGATGCTGGCCAATAATGAAATCAAGGCCTTCATCCAGACCCACGAACATATGGACCATTATTGGGGGTTTCCCGCCGTCACCAAGTACAATCCCAACATCCATGTGTACACGCCCAATACGTTTTATCCAGAGGGCAAGCAGTATCTGAAAGACTGCGGGCATGTGGGCAAATGGACGGAGGTGCCCAAGGGCTTGCACAAGCTTGAAAGTGGCGTGGCCCTGTATACCTTTGACTGCCCCATCATCTTCCGGGTTTTTGGGGAGCTTTCAATGTACTGCAACGTCAAGGATGTTGGGCTGGTGAGTATCACCGGCTGCTGCCACCAGGGCATCATCCTTTTTGCCGACACAGCCTACAAGGAATTGGCCTATGAAAACGACCAGTTCTACGGCCTCTATGGCGGCCTGCACATTTCTCCTTTTGACGACTGGGATCCCAAGTACGACGACCTCGTCATCGGCCTCAAGAAGTGGGATCTCCAAAGAGTAGGCTGCAACCACTGCACAGGCCTCATCACGGCCCAGAAGTTCGTTGACGCGGGCTACCCTGTGGTCAAGGGCACGGCCCGGTTCCGCTCCAAAACTACCAACTATCTCGGTAATGGCGACGTGATCAAGTTCCCCTCCTGA
- a CDS encoding CobW family GTP-binding protein encodes MRMENLLPRPLDPQGGPESPSIMTALLSGIHLDRRQAHALGWRGVRPSALHGAAWTCRTASVPHIYGLVFMDEYVWEKQLYGMFGFYVFPAAADPLLDKFPLQALAVALGPDYGVAVRELSAHAETLAPFCLGQMRLAAALDGSSLALELSAQARHRAFSTKGIAVPASDKADSAPGDEQETQWIVAPGELEYDLPAFRLLLRPFAALAGTAAVLLDDAPRLAMRVTPNPLEHLHCGKVEPSWQMRLEAAFGAEQGDEISMEHNAGKAVFSVRGKILSGLPGRYVPREDELARLPVMHVLTGFLGAGKTTFLRRWLDFLNGCEQFAAVIQNEFGAIGLDATLTRGETRVELLDEGCVCCSLADSLRPGLRRLLDAAPADQVILETTGVANPANVLDSLGQLADMVRPGLVITVVDVLEWQGSVCAGDGPQGLRRVQVEQADVIIANKADIVRAEELHAVMDVLRTCNAEAIILPAVQGNITFARLNSFLAGWLDRGVRPPSRRPHLTFLPQGLCTHTDEGFASYTVPLSQPVDANTLREMILAAGPGLCRAKGIVNLFSEGRVTPMVVQYAAGRLEFEEAPDGEHEMYMVFIGVNLRMPDSSATENRESMAALPR; translated from the coding sequence ATGCGTATGGAAAATCTTTTGCCGCGCCCTCTGGACCCGCAGGGCGGCCCGGAAAGTCCGTCCATCATGACAGCCCTGCTTTCGGGCATTCATCTTGACCGCAGGCAGGCCCATGCCCTGGGGTGGCGCGGAGTGCGCCCCTCGGCGCTGCACGGGGCCGCCTGGACCTGCCGCACGGCCTCTGTTCCGCATATATACGGCCTTGTTTTTATGGACGAATATGTATGGGAGAAGCAGCTATACGGCATGTTTGGGTTTTATGTCTTTCCCGCAGCAGCAGACCCACTGCTGGACAAATTTCCCCTTCAGGCCCTGGCTGTAGCCCTTGGCCCAGACTACGGCGTGGCGGTGCGTGAACTTTCGGCCCATGCCGAGACTCTTGCCCCATTTTGTCTGGGGCAGATGAGGCTTGCAGCGGCATTGGATGGCTCATCACTGGCTCTGGAGCTGTCAGCTCAGGCCAGACACCGTGCCTTCAGCACGAAAGGCATTGCCGTACCCGCCAGCGACAAGGCAGACAGCGCCCCTGGAGACGAGCAAGAAACGCAGTGGATTGTTGCTCCCGGCGAGCTGGAATATGATTTACCAGCTTTCAGGCTGCTGCTGCGGCCTTTCGCGGCCTTAGCGGGCACGGCAGCCGTTCTTTTGGACGATGCCCCTCGTCTTGCCATGCGCGTGACGCCCAATCCCTTGGAACATCTGCATTGCGGGAAAGTTGAGCCTTCCTGGCAGATGCGTCTGGAAGCAGCCTTCGGCGCGGAGCAGGGGGATGAAATATCAATGGAACACAATGCCGGGAAGGCCGTTTTTTCCGTCCGTGGCAAGATTCTGTCAGGCCTGCCGGGGCGGTATGTGCCCAGAGAAGATGAATTGGCCCGCCTGCCGGTCATGCATGTACTCACAGGCTTTCTGGGGGCGGGCAAAACCACTTTTCTTCGCCGCTGGCTGGATTTTCTCAATGGTTGCGAGCAGTTTGCCGCAGTCATTCAAAATGAATTCGGTGCTATCGGCCTGGACGCCACCCTCACACGGGGCGAAACCAGGGTAGAACTGCTGGATGAAGGCTGCGTATGCTGCTCTTTGGCCGATAGTTTGCGTCCCGGCCTGCGCCGTCTGCTGGATGCCGCCCCGGCAGATCAGGTTATTCTTGAAACCACGGGGGTGGCCAATCCCGCTAACGTTCTTGACTCGCTGGGCCAGTTGGCGGACATGGTTCGCCCCGGCCTCGTAATCACCGTGGTTGATGTGCTGGAATGGCAGGGCAGCGTATGCGCCGGGGATGGTCCGCAGGGGTTGCGGCGGGTTCAGGTCGAACAGGCTGACGTTATCATAGCCAACAAAGCCGACATCGTTAGGGCGGAAGAGCTGCACGCCGTCATGGATGTTCTGCGCACCTGCAACGCCGAGGCAATAATCCTGCCCGCCGTGCAGGGCAATATCACCTTCGCCCGGTTGAATTCCTTTCTTGCGGGCTGGCTTGACCGCGGGGTTCGTCCTCCTTCGCGGCGGCCTCATCTGACGTTCTTGCCACAGGGGCTGTGCACACATACAGATGAGGGGTTTGCCTCATACACTGTGCCCTTGTCGCAACCAGTGGATGCCAACACCCTGCGGGAGATGATCCTGGCTGCTGGGCCGGGGCTTTGCCGGGCCAAGGGCATTGTGAATCTTTTTAGCGAGGGCCGCGTGACGCCGATGGTTGTGCAATACGCTGCGGGGCGGCTGGAATTTGAAGAGGCTCCTGACGGAGAGCACGAAATGTATATGGTCTTCATCGGGGTGAACCTGAGGATGCCAGATTCATCTGCAACAGAGAACAGGGAAAGCATGGCCGCATTGCCAAGATGA
- a CDS encoding MFS transporter, protein MGGLADRAERKRRLLGVTVIMTVVACGLVFVWTNAVSVWTSRISQGALAAAIAPTLFGITLGMIGQKGLPACLGKNEAWNHFGNGATALLGTLASYYCGIPGVFLVMAGMKYFALFALAASTPRVLTVQQHAARKKTRKNKNPPQYLCGHFFQTEPC, encoded by the coding sequence CTGGGCGGGCTTGCAGACAGGGCCGAGAGAAAGCGGCGGCTCCTTGGCGTCACGGTTATCATGACTGTAGTGGCTTGCGGATTGGTCTTTGTATGGACCAACGCGGTTTCGGTCTGGACCTCAAGAATTTCGCAGGGGGCTTTGGCGGCGGCGATTGCCCCCACGCTTTTCGGCATAACTTTGGGTATGATCGGCCAGAAGGGTTTGCCAGCGTGCCTTGGCAAAAATGAAGCCTGGAACCACTTCGGTAATGGCGCGACAGCTCTTCTTGGAACTCTTGCCAGCTACTACTGCGGCATCCCCGGCGTCTTCTTAGTTATGGCGGGCATGAAGTACTTTGCATTATTTGCCTTGGCGGCATCAACCCCGCGTGTATTAACAGTGCAACAGCACGCGGCCAGGAAGAAAACCAGGAAAAACAAGAACCCGCCCCAATACCTGTGCGGGCACTTTTTTCAGACCGAGCCTTGCTGA
- the ftsH gene encoding ATP-dependent zinc metalloprotease FtsH — MNQMSRNLMLWAIIVLAMVMLFNMFQQPQGVMQRVPYSDFLSQVDGGQILSVTMQGHTLTGKTSDGKTVQTYAPQDLGLVNRLIEKKVEVKAEPPEEQPWYMTLLVSWFPMLLLVGVWIFFMRQMQGGGGKAMNFGRSRARMLNQDSVRITFADVAGIDEAKDELAEVVEFLSNPKKFTRLGGRIPKGVLLVGPPGTGKTLLARAVAGEAGVPFFSISGSDFVEMFVGVGASRVRDLFVQGKKNAPCLIFIDEIDAVGRQRGAGLGGGHDEREQTLNQMLVEMDGFESNEGVILIAATNRPDVLDPALLRPGRFDRQVVVPTPDLRGRRRILEVHTKRTPLSGDVDLEVLARGTPGFSGADLENLVNEAALQAAKLNQDRLDMHDFEYAKDKVLMGRERRSLLLSDDEKRITAYHEGGHALAARLLPGSDPVHKITIIPRGRALGVTMQLPEEDRHGYSRSFLRNNLVVLLGGRVAEEIIFDDITTGASNDIERVTRMARKMVCEWGMSEAVGTLAIGETGEEVFIGREWVQNKNFSEDTARLVDSEVKRIVDEAHERCRVLLKENEEILHRIARALLDRETITGEELDLLMEDKELPPLDGNGKPMKYSEAPSRPSKGSGEDKPAEATAEAPAADAAEFTLEPDHLDGSVAPHEAPTSAGGVESEAEKASGQNGEDDKKR; from the coding sequence TTGAACCAGATGAGTCGCAACCTGATGCTGTGGGCCATTATCGTCCTGGCAATGGTTATGCTTTTTAATATGTTCCAGCAACCGCAGGGCGTGATGCAGCGAGTGCCTTATTCAGACTTTCTGAGTCAGGTCGATGGCGGGCAGATTCTGTCTGTCACCATGCAAGGGCACACGCTCACAGGTAAAACATCAGACGGCAAGACTGTGCAGACATATGCTCCGCAGGATCTGGGTCTGGTCAACCGCCTCATCGAAAAAAAGGTGGAGGTTAAGGCAGAGCCGCCGGAAGAGCAGCCCTGGTATATGACCTTGCTGGTTTCGTGGTTCCCCATGCTGCTTCTTGTTGGCGTGTGGATTTTCTTTATGCGCCAGATGCAGGGCGGCGGCGGCAAGGCCATGAATTTTGGCCGGTCGCGTGCGCGCATGCTCAATCAGGACAGCGTAAGGATTACCTTTGCTGACGTGGCCGGAATTGACGAGGCCAAGGATGAATTGGCCGAAGTTGTCGAATTTTTGTCCAATCCCAAAAAGTTTACCCGTCTTGGCGGGCGTATCCCCAAAGGCGTGTTGCTTGTGGGGCCTCCTGGCACGGGTAAGACGCTTCTTGCGCGCGCAGTTGCCGGTGAGGCGGGGGTGCCCTTCTTTTCCATTTCAGGCTCAGACTTTGTTGAAATGTTTGTGGGCGTGGGCGCTTCGCGCGTGCGCGATCTTTTTGTACAGGGCAAAAAAAATGCTCCCTGCCTTATCTTTATTGACGAAATTGACGCCGTGGGCCGTCAGCGTGGAGCCGGGCTCGGCGGTGGCCACGACGAGCGTGAGCAGACACTGAACCAGATGCTGGTTGAAATGGACGGTTTTGAAAGCAATGAGGGCGTTATTCTTATTGCCGCCACCAACCGTCCTGACGTGCTTGACCCTGCGTTGCTGCGTCCTGGCCGCTTTGACCGTCAGGTTGTTGTGCCCACGCCAGACCTGCGTGGTCGCCGTCGTATTCTTGAGGTACACACCAAGCGTACGCCTTTGTCTGGCGATGTGGATCTGGAGGTTCTGGCGCGCGGCACACCGGGTTTCTCGGGTGCGGATCTGGAAAATCTGGTCAACGAGGCTGCTTTGCAGGCTGCCAAGCTGAATCAGGACAGACTGGATATGCACGATTTTGAATACGCCAAAGATAAAGTGCTTATGGGGCGCGAACGCCGCAGCCTTCTTTTGTCTGACGACGAAAAGCGCATCACGGCCTATCATGAGGGCGGTCACGCCTTGGCGGCCCGTCTGCTGCCCGGGTCTGACCCGGTGCACAAGATCACCATCATCCCCCGTGGCCGCGCCTTGGGCGTAACCATGCAGTTGCCTGAAGAAGACCGCCACGGTTACTCGCGTTCCTTCCTGCGCAACAACTTGGTGGTGCTGCTGGGGGGCCGGGTGGCTGAGGAAATTATTTTTGACGATATCACCACTGGCGCTTCCAATGACATTGAGCGCGTCACCCGCATGGCCCGTAAAATGGTGTGCGAGTGGGGCATGAGTGAAGCCGTAGGTACTCTTGCCATCGGTGAAACAGGTGAAGAAGTATTTATTGGCCGCGAGTGGGTGCAGAACAAGAACTTCAGTGAAGACACCGCCCGTCTGGTGGATTCGGAAGTAAAGCGGATTGTGGACGAGGCGCATGAGCGCTGCCGCGTACTGCTCAAAGAGAATGAAGAAATCCTGCACCGTATTGCCCGCGCCCTGCTGGATCGCGAAACCATCACTGGCGAAGAACTTGACCTTCTGATGGAAGACAAGGAACTGCCGCCTCTGGATGGTAACGGCAAGCCCATGAAATATTCTGAAGCGCCCAGCCGTCCGAGCAAGGGCAGTGGAGAGGATAAGCCTGCGGAAGCCACGGCCGAGGCTCCTGCTGCTGATGCGGCAGAATTTACCCTTGAGCCTGACCACCTCGACGGTTCCGTTGCTCCTCACGAAGCGCCCACATCGGCTGGGGGCGTCGAGTCAGAGGCAGAAAAGGCTTCGGGCCAGAACGGCGAAGACGACAAGAAGCGATAG
- the folP gene encoding dihydropteroate synthase — protein sequence MNNSFPVASIADAAWYVRGGRALKTPSPFGVMGIVNLTPDSFYDGGVHHKPLAGLEHALTLLDQGADILDLGAESSRPGAVELSPDEEIQRITPVLAGLRHRAPWATVSVDTYHAATAASVLEQGAVIINDISACAFDPELLDVLVQYKPGYVLMHSQGRPEVMQHNPRYDDVRREVREFFEFNLGKLVRAGVPENRIVLDPGIGFGKVLKHNLELLAHPEDWLGFGRPVLMALSMKSVFGGLLNLAPAQRGPATIAATALLRSKGVFWHRVHHVAEARQGLAVATAFSAAGQ from the coding sequence ATGAATAATTCATTCCCGGTGGCGTCCATAGCGGATGCAGCCTGGTATGTCAGAGGGGGGCGGGCGCTAAAAACGCCCTCCCCCTTTGGCGTCATGGGCATAGTCAATCTTACCCCCGATTCGTTTTATGACGGGGGTGTTCATCACAAACCCCTTGCTGGTCTTGAGCATGCCCTGACCCTGCTTGATCAGGGCGCGGACATTCTTGATCTTGGGGCGGAATCCTCCCGTCCGGGCGCAGTTGAACTGTCGCCTGATGAAGAAATACAGCGTATTACGCCCGTGCTCGCGGGGTTGCGCCACCGGGCGCCTTGGGCCACTGTTTCAGTGGATACATACCATGCGGCCACGGCGGCATCGGTTCTGGAACAGGGCGCTGTTATTATTAATGATATTTCGGCTTGTGCTTTTGACCCTGAGCTGCTGGATGTGCTCGTGCAGTACAAGCCCGGCTATGTGCTCATGCACAGCCAGGGACGCCCAGAGGTCATGCAGCATAATCCCCGTTATGACGATGTGCGCCGTGAAGTGCGGGAATTTTTTGAATTCAACCTTGGCAAGCTTGTGCGGGCTGGTGTGCCGGAAAACCGCATTGTGCTTGATCCCGGCATAGGGTTTGGCAAAGTGCTGAAGCATAATCTGGAACTGCTGGCCCACCCGGAAGACTGGCTCGGCTTCGGCAGACCTGTGCTGATGGCGCTTTCAATGAAGTCCGTTTTCGGGGGGTTACTTAATTTGGCTCCGGCGCAACGCGGGCCTGCCACAATTGCGGCAACAGCCCTTTTGCGCTCCAAGGGAGTATTTTGGCACAGGGTGCACCATGTGGCCGAAGCACGGCAAGGCCTTGCGGTGGCTACTGCGTTCAGCGCTGCAGGCCAGTGA
- a CDS encoding diguanylate cyclase domain-containing protein: protein MEFSRLENIILAQRDDLKTELTSLLFKTQVLAALVVQNDGRVIGFNDVANVIADNDNIETLALAPAGVVSYVYPLQGHETLLGMNLLDSSDNAAAITPTSNAGISLYGPMKQPDGTAVLVGRLPVFLKDADGQRRFWGIASIALKFPQTLEAADLDLLEAQGLTYEILKVNPKNQEQETIAASARAFDAGAPHLVMPLQIFNAHWYFRISSSEAWYQSFENWIYIFFASVLSLLLASLAQRNHDLANARRRLEEMVYKDTLTGILNRRGLFQVMADRAGNGNNEKFCLYYMDLNQFKAINDTYGHKAGDRVLQHFAAAIQAVAPKDSAFARMGGDEFILVLFCACTHDHITSGLARVAADLAKGLPGEGPNVPISFSVGKAEYPDDGQTLDELLSRADKAMYQDKERHRRHIRLVAR from the coding sequence GTGGAATTTTCACGCCTGGAAAATATTATTCTGGCTCAGAGAGACGACCTCAAGACTGAGCTGACCAGCCTGCTTTTCAAAACGCAGGTACTGGCTGCCCTTGTTGTTCAAAATGACGGGCGTGTCATTGGGTTTAACGACGTCGCTAACGTCATTGCCGACAACGATAATATAGAAACTCTTGCATTGGCCCCAGCAGGAGTGGTTTCCTATGTCTACCCATTGCAGGGCCACGAAACCTTGCTGGGGATGAACCTGCTTGATTCATCTGATAATGCCGCCGCGATCACCCCAACCAGTAATGCTGGCATCAGTCTTTATGGCCCGATGAAGCAACCTGACGGCACCGCCGTGTTGGTAGGGCGGCTGCCAGTTTTTTTGAAAGATGCTGATGGGCAGCGCAGGTTTTGGGGTATAGCCTCAATAGCGCTCAAGTTTCCTCAAACACTGGAAGCTGCGGATCTTGACCTGCTTGAGGCGCAGGGGCTTACATATGAAATCTTGAAAGTTAATCCTAAAAATCAGGAACAGGAAACCATTGCTGCCAGTGCCCGGGCTTTTGATGCCGGCGCGCCGCATTTGGTAATGCCTCTACAGATATTCAATGCGCATTGGTATTTTCGTATTTCTTCGAGCGAGGCGTGGTACCAATCTTTTGAAAACTGGATTTATATATTTTTCGCCTCAGTGCTCAGCCTTCTGCTCGCCTCGCTTGCGCAACGCAATCATGATCTGGCCAATGCCCGCCGTCGTCTTGAAGAAATGGTGTATAAAGATACCCTTACAGGGATTTTGAATCGCAGGGGTCTTTTTCAGGTTATGGCGGATCGGGCCGGCAACGGGAATAATGAAAAATTTTGTCTGTACTATATGGATTTGAACCAGTTTAAAGCCATTAATGATACCTATGGACATAAAGCTGGCGACCGCGTATTGCAACATTTCGCAGCTGCCATACAAGCAGTGGCGCCCAAAGACAGTGCCTTTGCCCGTATGGGAGGGGACGAATTCATTCTGGTGCTATTCTGTGCATGCACTCACGATCACATAACATCTGGCCTCGCCAGAGTAGCTGCCGATCTGGCAAAAGGCTTGCCCGGCGAAGGACCGAACGTGCCCATAAGCTTTAGTGTGGGCAAAGCTGAATATCCTGATGACGGGCAAACGCTTGACGAGCTGCTCTCGAGGGCAGATAAGGCCATGTATCAGGATAAGGAACGCCACCGGCGGCATATTCGACTTGTTGCTCGATAA
- the cdaA gene encoding diadenylate cyclase CdaA: MDNIPVEWRDLLDIGVVSVLLYQVIQLVRGSRALAVLTGLGLLTLLFFFAKGMGLYTLSWLLQHIFSSLFILIVVIFQSDIRQALGEMGTKRLFRRKQLMQDGVEEVVMACVEMARLRVGALIVVERSMRLGDMIKREGVRVDAQLSRQLLMNIFYPKAPLHDGAVVISKGRLMAAACILPLAEAKGQSFGTRHRAALGVTSESDAVTIVVSEERGEISVAMKGELMRALDSTRLREVLNEVL, translated from the coding sequence CTGGACAATATTCCTGTTGAATGGCGTGACCTTCTGGACATAGGTGTGGTCAGCGTTCTTTTGTACCAGGTTATACAACTGGTGCGCGGTTCGCGGGCACTGGCTGTGTTGACCGGTCTTGGCTTGCTGACTCTGCTGTTCTTTTTTGCCAAAGGCATGGGGCTGTATACGCTGAGCTGGCTTTTGCAGCATATCTTCAGCTCCCTTTTTATTCTAATCGTGGTCATCTTCCAGTCTGACATCCGGCAGGCTTTGGGCGAAATGGGCACGAAACGCCTGTTCCGGCGAAAGCAGCTCATGCAGGATGGCGTTGAAGAAGTGGTCATGGCCTGCGTTGAAATGGCCCGCCTGCGTGTGGGTGCGCTTATTGTTGTGGAACGCAGCATGCGGCTTGGCGACATGATCAAGCGTGAAGGCGTGCGTGTTGACGCGCAACTTTCCCGCCAGTTGCTCATGAATATTTTTTACCCCAAAGCCCCTCTGCACGATGGCGCAGTGGTTATCAGCAAGGGCAGGCTTATGGCTGCCGCCTGCATTCTTCCCCTGGCCGAGGCCAAGGGGCAGAGCTTTGGAACCCGGCACCGGGCTGCCCTTGGGGTCACTTCAGAAAGCGACGCAGTCACTATTGTTGTATCGGAAGAACGGGGTGAAATTTCTGTAGCCATGAAGGGCGAACTGATGCGCGCCCTGGACTCGACTCGTTTGCGTGAGGTTCTTAATGAAGTCCTCTAG
- a CDS encoding CdaR family protein produces MKSSSLFRRTPHLVSMLVAVLAAVSMWYVVSVRERVEAQLEVTLDYYGIPANLVITDGLINKAIIRLRGPETLLRSVTQGKLIQAVNLSQIKKGVTVVPLTAEHLGPTFRAFELIDVQPPRIVVKADTLIERSVPVRVTVDSPLRNGALTVEKVSVTPTTVILRGPETVVEEISSVPVPIMADPKAAGTTVQQVVTLDTPSLITSTPPTVKVQYSITSGRTEVTRRCKVEVLAENRRQYLVTPGEVSVHVEVPDALAKNAQYLGQLEATVSPPDMEEGESRVVELRFRLPEGMTLLNPGTEEVTVSRKKK; encoded by the coding sequence ATGAAGTCCTCTAGTCTTTTCCGGCGCACGCCACACCTGGTGTCTATGCTTGTGGCCGTTCTGGCCGCCGTGAGTATGTGGTATGTGGTCAGTGTGCGTGAGCGCGTGGAAGCGCAGCTTGAAGTCACCTTGGATTACTATGGCATACCGGCCAATCTTGTCATAACAGACGGCCTTATAAACAAGGCCATAATTCGCCTGCGCGGACCCGAGACACTGTTGCGGTCCGTGACTCAGGGCAAACTGATCCAGGCTGTGAATCTTTCCCAAATCAAAAAAGGCGTCACGGTAGTGCCTTTGACTGCCGAACATCTTGGGCCGACGTTTCGAGCCTTTGAGTTGATCGACGTGCAGCCGCCACGCATTGTCGTCAAAGCAGACACTCTGATAGAACGCTCTGTACCCGTGCGCGTTACGGTGGATTCGCCATTGCGCAACGGTGCATTGACCGTGGAAAAAGTCAGCGTCACCCCCACTACCGTCATTTTGCGTGGTCCGGAAACAGTGGTGGAAGAGATTTCCAGTGTGCCCGTACCCATCATGGCTGACCCCAAGGCGGCAGGCACCACCGTACAACAGGTGGTTACACTGGATACGCCAAGCCTGATCACATCCACACCGCCTACTGTCAAAGTGCAGTACAGCATCACAAGCGGCCGTACAGAAGTAACCCGCCGATGCAAGGTGGAAGTTTTGGCTGAAAACCGCCGCCAGTACCTGGTGACTCCGGGTGAGGTCAGCGTTCACGTTGAAGTGCCTGACGCTCTGGCAAAAAATGCTCAATATCTTGGGCAGCTGGAGGCGACGGTCAGCCCGCCGGATATGGAAGAAGGTGAAAGCCGTGTGGTTGAGCTTCGTTTTCGCTTGCCGGAAGGCATGACGCTCTTGAACCCCGGCACAGAAGAAGTTACGGTAAGCCGCAAGAAAAAATAG